A genome region from Gigantopelta aegis isolate Gae_Host chromosome 3, Gae_host_genome, whole genome shotgun sequence includes the following:
- the LOC121367926 gene encoding deleted in malignant brain tumors 1 protein-like, with amino-acid sequence MVVCRQIGYPTTTPRLLTSSRFRSLPSGMTFILDDVHCTGHEARLTECGHTPWFNHDCKATETVAVICDDNCLSSPCQNGGTCTTLESTYNCTCANDWVGHSCERVAGETLTCTSQHMTISFNRGKFPSLHEQYMTLRDSTCHATGNQTHVTLVSPLNGCGTTSRKVGNTMIYENVVKSQEVVVEGVISRVREISVPFECVVPVTTNLEIPIDVQYSNLHFAAEAQGVFDIRLELFHDEHFNKTPEDPFYITPGESFYVQLNMKTDTRLSPFAMMCDATPVRSRSSNIYPIIQHGCAKDDSVRFLPNPSHNVQRFSMEAFKYIDNSPAVYLHCDVIVCNGSDNSSRCASGCLTTNPGRRAARDVARAAMSGGFRLEGRYLNSKRMPQPESWSPVNLVIFWSGLTAVCGAAILLIVAIIYNYRLVFVKKRPVFY; translated from the exons ATGGTGGTTTGTCGTCAAATCGGCTACCCGACAACAACCCCCAGATTACTGACCTCCTCCAGGTTTAGGTCTTTGCCGAGTGGTATGACTTTCATTCTCGATGACGTGCATTGCACTGGACATGAAGCGAGACTGACGGAGTGCGGACACACTCCGTGGTTCAACCACGATTGCAAAGCTACTGAAACAGTTGCTGTTATTTGTGATG ataactGTCTGTCTAGTCCTTGTCAAAACGGTGGAACGTGCACCACGTTAGAATCAACCTACAACTGCACATGCGCGAATGACTGGGTCGGTCACAGCTGTGAAAGAG tTGCGGGAGAGACGCTTACGTGTACGTCGCAGCATATGACAATCAGTTTCAATCGAGGTAAATTCCCAAGTCTACATGAACAGTACATGACGCTGAGAGACAGCACGTGCCACGCTACCGGAAACCAAACTCACGTCACGCTAGTGTCTCCACTCAACGGATGCGGAACAACGTCTCGT AAAGTTGGCAATACCATGATTTATGAGAACGTCGTAAAGTCGCAGGAAGTAGTTGTTGAAGGTGTCATATCGCGCGTGCGTGAGATCTCCGTGCCGTTCGAGTGTGTAGTCCCCGTCACCACCAACCTGGAGATTCCGATAGATGTTCAGTATTCTAATCTCCATTTCGCTGCTGAGGCCCAAGGAGTTTTCGACATAAG GCTGGAGTTGTTTCACGACGAACACTTTAACAAAACACCAGAAGATCCATTTTACATCACTCCGGGAGAGAGCTTCTACGTACAGCTGAATATGAAGACGGACACAAGACTCTCACCGTTCGCTATGATGTGTGATGCCACGCCCGTCAGATCCAGATCCAGTAACATCTACCCCATCATACAGCACGG atgtGCGAAGGATGACTCTGTTAGATTTCTACCTAATCCAAGTCATAACGTTCAGAGATTCTCCATGGAGGCTTTCAAGTATATCGACAACTCGCCGGCCGTGTATCTCCATTGTGACGTCATCGTCTGTAACGGGTCAGACAACTCCTCCCGCTGCGCTTCCGGTTGCTTGACGACAAACCCTGGACGACGAGCGGCGCGAGACGTTGCACGTGCAGCCATGTCCGGGGGTTTCCGACTTGAAGGCAGATATCTAAACAGTAAACGGA TGCCCCAACCCGAATCGTGGTCTCCTGTGAACTTGGTGATCTTCTGGAGCGGACTAACGGCGGTGTGTGGAGCCGCCATCCTCCTGATCGTCGCCATCATCTACAACTACCGCCTGGTGTTTGTCAAGAAACGACCAGTGTTTTATTAG
- the LOC121389912 gene encoding collagen alpha-5(VI) chain-like: protein MLLVSWEQLSVAIMQEKVTLKLLALFMLFQICQMKEHCQLDEVKKDIFFLLDSSGSVGYRNFQTAKAFIAGFVSRLPIGVSNTHVAIIRFSSAPKRYASLNSYYTKQNLISAVANIRYTGGSTNTAEALEFLRTKLMRSSRGDRKDAENIIIIITDGSSTSLPSKLTREVSTLHEMGVVIAAIGVGSMVKKTELDFMASEDRLSFTVENYKALFAIQSSLFGVTCDKTSNNVSDLEDGQSTKQYTTDPVWLDTSTEIQTASTRLLLLSKTTQHLTNKPVSSQTDSSSKVRLQSWQSFITGASYVTKNQQTSGLTSSKPNTVETTALGKRMETISRVLTTVEPEKHTLKDNSTIPFSPTSNHNNQRTLAVANTKSATKRPTVMSGTSTHQYEHDRFVTGTEQSDLTTLNFKEQFSIITTTENDRSELLTEMRRLDSTTEIRIPTSTQITTFADSSGRHKDPDDTSLRKGGHYLDSKSKHGLSTKMQRSLNIIFYTTAIFVGLVLISIVIIIATRKQRLKSRRKKPGLETV from the exons ATGCTACTAGTCTCATGGGAACAACTATCAGTTGCCATTATGCAAGAAAAGGTTACTTTAAAACTACTCGCCCTGTTTATGTTATTTCAGATTTGTCAAATGAAAGAAC ACTGTCAGCTGGACGAAGTTAAAAAAgacattttctttttactggATTCTTCGGGCAGCGTTGGCTACAGAAACTTCCAAACGGCCAAAGCGTTCATTGCTGGATTCGTCAGCCGCTTACCAATAGGGGTCAGCAACACACACGTTGCCATCATTCGGTTTTCTTCCGCACCCAAGCGGTACGCCAGCCTCAACTCGTATTACACGAAGCAGAATCTGATATCTGCCGTGGCCAACATTCGATACACCGGTGGAAGCACCAACACTGCAGAGGCCCTGGAGTTCCTCAGAACAAAACTGATGAGAAGTTCTCGCGGTGATCGAAAAGATGCTGAaaacatcatcataataatcacTGATGGCTCGTCGACCTCGCTGCCCTCGAAGCTGACTCGAGAGGTGTCCACGCTGCACGAGATGGGAGTTGTTATTGCTGCTATCGGAGTGGGCTCGATGGTGAAGAAGACGGAACTGGATTTCATGGCATCAGAGGACAGGTTGTCCTTTACGGTGGAAAACTACAAAGCTCTGTTTGCTATACAATCGTCGCTTTTTGGTGTTACGTGTGATAAAA CATCAAATAACGTATCAGATCTAGAGGATGGCCAGTCAACAAAACAGTACACGACTGATCCGGTTTGGTTGGACACTTCAACTGAGATCCAGACGGCATCTACGAGACTGTTATTACTTAGTAAAACCACACAACATCTAACAAATAAACCAGTGTCGTCGCAAACAGATTCATCGTCCAAAGTTCGATTACAGTCTTGGCAGAGTTTTATTACTGGAGCTAGTTATGTAACGAAAAATCAACAAACCTCTGGTTTGACGTCATCAAAACCAAATACAGTTGAAACCACTGCTTTGGGCAAGAGAATGGAGACTATTTCACGCGTACTTACAACCGTTGAACCCGAAAAGCATACACTAAAAGATAATTCCACGATACCATTTTCACCAACTAGCAATCACAATAACCAAAGAACACTTGCGGTTGCAAATACCAAATCTGCAACTAAACGACCAACCGTGATGTCAGGGACTTCGACACATCAGTATGAACATGACAGATTCGTTACAGGAACTGAACAATCTGATTTAACTACACTAAACTTCAAGGAGCAATTCTCGATAATAACGACAACAGAAAATGACCGTTCCGAATTGTTAACAGAAATGAGACGCTTGGACTCGACTACAGAAATCCGTATACCTACAAGCACGCAAATCACAACCTTTGCTGATTCATCGGGACGGCATAAGGATCCAGATGATACATCCTTGCGAAAGGGTGGACATTATTTAGACTCTAAAAGCAAACATGGATTATCCACTAAAATGCAGCGTAgtttgaatattatattttacacaacCGCCATCTTCGTCGGACTTGTTCTTATTTCCATTGTGATTATTATTGCAACTCGCAAGCAGAGATTAAAATCAAGAAGAAAGAAACCAGGTCTGGAAACTGTATAG